From one Lycium ferocissimum isolate CSIRO_LF1 chromosome 7, AGI_CSIRO_Lferr_CH_V1, whole genome shotgun sequence genomic stretch:
- the LOC132064715 gene encoding serine/threonine-protein kinase PEPKR2-like, with translation MENLGKKRKGVDISVICQKDASELTVVRSHLSLEDYSRRKKKSREIVVKDADFCRKNVITGVATAPPCGTARSRSPGRGLKRKIGCLDSATRLGRKKKIEQDYEMGEVIGRGKFGSVLLCRRKLSGEKHACKTLHKGEEIIHREVEIMQHLSGHPGVVTLKAVYEDAESFYLVMELCSGGRLLDQMARVGRYPEQQAANVIKDLMLVIRYCHEMGVVHRDIKPENVLLTTSGQVKVSDFGLAVRISDGQSLTGVVGSPAYVAPEVLLGDYTEKVDIWSVGVLLHALLVGLLPFQGDSLESIFSSIKEENLDFSGGAWESVSQPARDLLSCMMTRDVSARYSADEVLRHPWILFYTEPTLKNYARPIKSQLTATTRIERERRNLTFSSLSDDFGSTLTSGSSSKMPEGNDSGFIDALTVAVSHMNISEPKRSRICSPARTIDQECSSNIQANHLCTAF, from the exons ATGGAGAACTTGGGTAAGAAGAGAAAAGGGGTAGATATTTCAGTGATTTGTCAAAAAGACGCGAGTGAATTGACAGTAGTCAGGTCACATTTATCGTTGGAGGATTATTCTCgaaggaaaaagaaatctaGGGAAATTGTGGTTAAAGATGCAGACTTTTGTAGGAAGAATGTTATCACTGGAGTAGCTACTGCCCCGCCTTGTGGGACTGCACGTTCACGCTCACCTGGACGAGGTCTTAAAAGGAAAATAGGTTGCCTTGATTCAGCCACTCGATTGGGGCGGAAGAAGAAGATTGAGCAGGATTACGAGATGGGAGAAGTTATTGGACGAGGGAAATTTGGGTCTGTGTTATTATGTCGGAGAAAGTTGAGCGGGGAAAAACATGCTTGCAAGACTCTGCATAAGGGAGAAGAGATCATTCACCGGGAAGTGGAGATAATGCAGCATCTCTCTGGGCATCCAGGTGTTGTGACATTAAAGGCTGTGTATGAGGATGCTGAATCTTTTTATCTTGTTATGGAACTTTGCTCGGGAGGAAGGTTGCTTGACCAAATGGCTAGGGTTGGGCGGTATCCTGAGCAACAAGCTGCTAATGTGATCAAAGATCTCATGTTGGTTATCAGATATTGCCATGAGATGGGCGTTGTGCACAGGGACATAAAGCCCGAAAATGTCCTCCTTACAACCTCTGGACAAGTTAAGGTTTCAGACTTTGGGCTAGCTGTGAGAATTTCAGATG GTCAGAGCTTGACTGGTGTAGTTGGAAGTCCAGCTTATGTTGCTCCTGAGGTTCTGCTAGGTGATTACACGGAGAAAGTGGACATATGGAGTGTAGGTGTCCTCCTACATGCACTTTTGGTGGGCTTGCTCCcatttcaaggtgattctttGGAATCTATATTCAGTTCGATTAAGGAGGAGAACCTTGATTTCAGTGGTGGAGCCTGGGAATCTGTATCACAACCAGCCCGTGATCTGCTTTCTTGTATGATGACAAGGGATGTTTCAGCAAGGTACAGTGCCGATGAAGTACTAA GGCATCCATGGATTTTATTTTACACAGAACCCACATTGAAGAACTATGCAAGGCCAATTAAAAGCCAGCTGACTGCTACTACTAGGATAGAACGGGAGAGAAGAAACTTAACCTTTAGCTCTCTCAGTGATGACTTTGGTTCAACTTTAACATCTGGTAGTTCGTCTAAGATGCCTGAAGGTAATGACTCAGGTTTTATCGATGCTCTCACAGTAGCCGTCTCCCACATGAATATATCGGAGCCAAAGAGAAGCAGAATATGCAGCCCGGCCAGAACAATCGACCAAGAATGTTCCTCTAATATACAAGCTAACCACCTCTGTACAGCATTCTGA
- the LOC132064713 gene encoding 2-oxoglutarate-dependent dioxygenase 19-like isoform X1 — translation MENIVQPANIKQLSEFPLIPSNYVHSSYNNNSSATDPDDVSNSIPIVDFSLLTSHDPHQRSTAIHQLGKACQDWGFFMVVSVVNHGIPEKLMKAVIDCTHEFFNLPEEEKQEFAGKHVLDPIRYGTSFNASKEIVFFWRDYLKVFVHPHFHSPTKPQGYRDITSEYTQKIREVARKLLSGISESLGLEESFLDRAPDLESGLQIFVGNYYPGCPQPELTMGLPAHSDHGLLTILINNQVEGLQLQHQGKWLHVKALPNSLLVNTGDHLEIFSNGKYKSNVHRAVVNNKETRISIVTTHGPSLETVVSPASPLVDKDPAAYIPMKYRDYLELQQSNILDGKSSLERVKIPNN, via the exons ATGGAGAACATAGTTCAACCAGCCAATATCAAACAACTTTCTGAATTTCCTTTAATTCCTTCTAACTATGTTCACTCTTCTTATAACAACAATTCCTCTGCCACTGACCCTGATGATGTTTCAAACTCAATCCCCATCGTTGATTTTTCTCTACTCACTTCCCATGATCCTCATCAACGCTCCACAGCCATCCACCAACTCGGCAAAGCTTGCCAAGATTGGGGCTTCTTCATGGTTGTATCA GTAGTGAACCATGGCATACCAGAAAAATTGATGAAGGCAGTGATTGATTGCACTCATGAATTTTTCAACTTGCCTGAGGAAGAAAAACAGGAGTTTGCTGGGAAGCATGTGTTGGATCCAATAAGATATGGGACTAGCTTTAATGCTTCTAAAGAAATTGTCTTCTTCTGGAGAGACTATCTCAAGGTCTTTGTTCATCCTCATTTTCACTCCCCTACCAAACCCCAAGGCTACAG GGATATTACATCGGAATATACTCAGAAAATCCGGGAAGTGGCAAGAAAGTTACTATCAGGTATATCTGAAAGTTTAGGGCTTGAAGAAAGTTTCCTGGACAGAGCACCAGATTTGGAATCAGGCCTTCAAATATTTGTTGGAAATTACTATCCAGGTTGCCCTCAACCTGAACTTACAATGGGGTTGCCAGCCCATTCAGATCATGGCCTTTTAACCATTCTCATCAATAACCAAGTTGAAGGTCTCCAACTTCAGCATCAAGGCAAATGGCTTCATGTTAAAGCCCTTCCCAACTCTCTCTTGGTTAACACCGGCGACCATCTTGAG ATATTCAGTAATGggaagtacaagagcaatgtacATAGAGCAGTGGTGAACAACAAAGAAACAAGGATATCAATAGTTACAACCCATGGTCCATCACTGGAAACAGTTGTGAGCCCAGCTTCCCCACTGGTAGATAAAGACCCAGCAGCTTATATTCCAATGAAGTACAGGGATTACTTGGAGCTCCAACAGAGCAACATACTTGATGGGAAGTCCTCTTTGGAAAGAGTCAAGATTCCAAATAATTGA
- the LOC132064713 gene encoding 2-oxoglutarate-dependent dioxygenase 19-like isoform X2, whose protein sequence is MENIVQPANIKQLSEFPLIPSNYVHSSYNNNSSATDPDDVSNSIPIVDFSLLTSHDPHQRSTAIHQLGKACQDWGFFMVVNHGIPEKLMKAVIDCTHEFFNLPEEEKQEFAGKHVLDPIRYGTSFNASKEIVFFWRDYLKVFVHPHFHSPTKPQGYRDITSEYTQKIREVARKLLSGISESLGLEESFLDRAPDLESGLQIFVGNYYPGCPQPELTMGLPAHSDHGLLTILINNQVEGLQLQHQGKWLHVKALPNSLLVNTGDHLEIFSNGKYKSNVHRAVVNNKETRISIVTTHGPSLETVVSPASPLVDKDPAAYIPMKYRDYLELQQSNILDGKSSLERVKIPNN, encoded by the exons ATGGAGAACATAGTTCAACCAGCCAATATCAAACAACTTTCTGAATTTCCTTTAATTCCTTCTAACTATGTTCACTCTTCTTATAACAACAATTCCTCTGCCACTGACCCTGATGATGTTTCAAACTCAATCCCCATCGTTGATTTTTCTCTACTCACTTCCCATGATCCTCATCAACGCTCCACAGCCATCCACCAACTCGGCAAAGCTTGCCAAGATTGGGGCTTCTTCATG GTAGTGAACCATGGCATACCAGAAAAATTGATGAAGGCAGTGATTGATTGCACTCATGAATTTTTCAACTTGCCTGAGGAAGAAAAACAGGAGTTTGCTGGGAAGCATGTGTTGGATCCAATAAGATATGGGACTAGCTTTAATGCTTCTAAAGAAATTGTCTTCTTCTGGAGAGACTATCTCAAGGTCTTTGTTCATCCTCATTTTCACTCCCCTACCAAACCCCAAGGCTACAG GGATATTACATCGGAATATACTCAGAAAATCCGGGAAGTGGCAAGAAAGTTACTATCAGGTATATCTGAAAGTTTAGGGCTTGAAGAAAGTTTCCTGGACAGAGCACCAGATTTGGAATCAGGCCTTCAAATATTTGTTGGAAATTACTATCCAGGTTGCCCTCAACCTGAACTTACAATGGGGTTGCCAGCCCATTCAGATCATGGCCTTTTAACCATTCTCATCAATAACCAAGTTGAAGGTCTCCAACTTCAGCATCAAGGCAAATGGCTTCATGTTAAAGCCCTTCCCAACTCTCTCTTGGTTAACACCGGCGACCATCTTGAG ATATTCAGTAATGggaagtacaagagcaatgtacATAGAGCAGTGGTGAACAACAAAGAAACAAGGATATCAATAGTTACAACCCATGGTCCATCACTGGAAACAGTTGTGAGCCCAGCTTCCCCACTGGTAGATAAAGACCCAGCAGCTTATATTCCAATGAAGTACAGGGATTACTTGGAGCTCCAACAGAGCAACATACTTGATGGGAAGTCCTCTTTGGAAAGAGTCAAGATTCCAAATAATTGA